In a genomic window of Gossypium arboreum isolate Shixiya-1 chromosome 9, ASM2569848v2, whole genome shotgun sequence:
- the LOC108487648 gene encoding uncharacterized protein LOC108487648, whose amino-acid sequence MGTRGRGRGRESARAGSSASDHMPNVRAREVPASPVTETGPCGRAAGDESNRAEIFRGIASVAPDVAEYWLEAMERIMDDLDCTSEQKLTGAVSLLRDEAYQWLLTGDKTVGKYEAEFLRLSRYARGMVATDCECYVHFEGNLQDELRILIASQREQDFAILVEKAKITDNVNCSERQNSEKERGRSRRDPEPSSSFGRPKKKGRFDEPVQVGASVTITRLQSCANCGRRSGFYLANKRCSAATRGRGQAKNGNGLGRGRGAPGRGAGNVEARQPTLVYAEVQGVTFSTDLVELPFGEFDLILGMDWLVKKRASLDCAVMHVVLKTTEDEEVVVIEERREYLLDAVSALRAKKLVRKGCEVFLAYIDVSDSECPSVENIKTVKDFLDVFPDELPGLPPNHQVKFGIEFLPGIAPVSIAPYRMVRKELMELKAQIQELLD is encoded by the exons AtgggtacaagaggccgtggcaGAGGCCGTGAAAGTGCTAGGGCTGGATCTTCGGCATCGGACCACATGCCTAATGTTAGGGCTAGGGAGGTACCAGCTTCACCGGTAACTGAGACAGGACCTTGTGGTCGAGCGGCTGGGGATGAG TCAAATAGAGCTGAAATTTTTAGGGGTATTGCTAGTGTAGCCCCtgatgtggctgagtattggttggaggccatggAGAGAATAATGGATGATCTTGACTGCACTTCTGAGCAAAAACTAACAGGTGCAGTGTCTTTACTGCGAGACGAGGCCTACCAGTGGTTGCttact GGGGATAAAACTGTGGGAAAATACGAGGCAGAGTTCCTACGACTTAGCCGCTACGCTCGTGGGATGGTAGCAACAGATTGTGAATGCTATGTTCATTTTGAGGGCAACCTCCAAGATGAATTACGGATACTGATAGCTTCTCAGAGGGAGCAAGACTTTGCTATCCTAGTGGAAAAGGCAAAAATCACCGACAACGTGAACTGCTCTGAGCGCCAGAACAGCGAGAAGGAAAGGGGTAGAAGTAGGAGGGATCCAGAGCCCTCAAGTTCTTTTGGTAGGCCTAAGAAAAAGGGCAGATTTGATGAGCCAGTTCAAGTTGGGGCTTCTGTTACTATTACTAGATTACAGTCCTGTGCAAATTGTGGAAGACG GTCAGGGTTTTATTTAGCCAACAAGAGGTGCTCAGCAGCCacaagaggccgtggtcaggccaaaAATGGAAATGGTTTGGGCCGAggtcgtggagcaccaggcagaggtgctggtaATGTTGAGGCGAGGCAGCCAACTCTGGTCTATGCT GAGGTTCAAGGGGTTACCTTTTCGACGGATTTGGTGGAGTTACCTTTTGGTGAATTTGACCtaatcttgggtatggattggctggtaAAAAAGCGAGCAAGTTTAGATTGTGCTGTTATGCATGTGGTACTAAAGACTACTGAGGATGAGGAGGTGGTTGTGATTGAAGAGCGTAGAGAATATCTATTAGATGCGGTTTCTGCACTAAGGGCTAagaaattggttcgtaagggttgtgaggtgtTTTTAGCCTATATTGATGTCTCTGATTCTGAGTGCCCTTCTGTTGAAAATATCAAAACAGTTAAGGATTTTCTGGATGTTTTCCCTGATGAGCTCCCTGGATTGCCTCCTAACCATCAGgttaaatttggtattgagttccTACCTGGAATAGCTCCGGTGTCTattgccccttatagaatggtaCGGAAGGAACTtatggagttaaaggctcaaattcaagagctactgGACTGA